One stretch of Litoribrevibacter albus DNA includes these proteins:
- a CDS encoding IucA/IucC family protein, whose amino-acid sequence MRQSARQIADHASFQAFMNSYLKEVDPGVWHQANHWQQQTDQTLSATSHQVLELKLPSQHITLAVGVSYRSQVGRHTLTEVFQKPLHQFDWQALDFFSAILLLIKELYAPAPGHPQSDQQRKKELELLARLIESQQVMTRYLEQRLDDPKLRNLNFIDSEQSILFGHWLHPTPKSRQGIHDWQHQDYSPELCGEFQLHYFSVDRALIEQGSILSQSAEAILQQILTQQSTAMDTLSLPLSEDRLLIPTHPLQAQWLLHQDYIQQRIASGEIQDIGPLGAKFTPTSSVRTLYSEQLDFMVKLSIPVKVTNSMRINMHHELEAGIVVANLLRTSQFSHKYPRFQTIDDPAYVSVTLPEREESGFELIIRENPFSRCQPNADQLSVISLAALTQDGITEDQPSRLSQLIHQLADNQQKEQQRPIAQVAAQWLEHYWQCAIEPAIRLYDEYGIALEAHQQNSLLDVTDGLPSRYFYRDNQGFYLSNAHKTALLAMEPQLANTPELFYDDEMILNRFSYYLIVNQLFSVINRLGIDQLLPEHQALELCVGWLAILEKQLTGQGKRLVESLLSQRDIAFKGNLLTRIHDVDELQADQELAVYTKIKNPFRAIAFAQGVVTSETDSGQRLDDQGTATAAHTLHLNALISASERGSATHFSDVSETTGGQRESA is encoded by the coding sequence ATGCGCCAATCGGCCAGGCAAATCGCAGATCATGCGTCATTCCAAGCCTTTATGAACAGCTACCTGAAAGAAGTTGATCCCGGCGTCTGGCACCAGGCTAACCACTGGCAACAGCAGACAGACCAAACCCTGTCCGCCACCAGTCATCAGGTGCTGGAACTGAAACTGCCGAGCCAACATATCACCCTTGCGGTGGGCGTCAGCTACCGTTCACAAGTGGGTCGCCACACCCTGACTGAAGTGTTCCAAAAACCCTTACATCAATTCGATTGGCAAGCGCTGGATTTTTTCTCCGCGATCTTATTGCTGATCAAAGAACTGTACGCACCTGCGCCGGGTCATCCGCAAAGCGATCAACAACGCAAGAAGGAGCTGGAACTGCTGGCGCGCCTGATCGAAAGTCAGCAGGTGATGACACGCTACCTTGAACAACGGTTGGACGATCCTAAGTTACGCAACCTCAACTTCATCGATTCTGAACAATCCATTCTGTTCGGTCATTGGCTGCATCCCACTCCGAAGTCCCGTCAGGGCATTCATGACTGGCAACATCAGGACTACAGCCCGGAGCTGTGTGGTGAGTTCCAACTGCATTATTTTTCGGTTGATCGAGCCCTGATAGAACAAGGCTCTATTCTGAGTCAAAGCGCGGAGGCGATTCTGCAACAGATTCTGACTCAGCAAAGTACCGCGATGGATACCCTCAGCCTGCCATTGTCAGAGGATCGTTTACTGATACCAACACACCCATTGCAAGCTCAATGGTTGCTGCATCAGGATTACATTCAACAACGCATTGCTTCCGGTGAAATTCAGGACATCGGCCCATTAGGCGCCAAATTCACCCCCACCTCGTCAGTTCGCACTCTGTATTCAGAGCAGTTGGATTTCATGGTTAAGTTATCGATTCCGGTGAAAGTGACCAACTCCATGCGGATCAACATGCACCATGAATTGGAAGCCGGCATCGTGGTGGCGAACCTGTTGAGAACCAGCCAGTTCAGCCACAAATACCCGCGCTTTCAAACCATTGATGATCCGGCCTACGTCTCAGTAACGTTACCTGAGCGTGAAGAAAGTGGTTTTGAACTGATTATCCGGGAAAACCCGTTCAGCCGTTGCCAACCCAATGCCGACCAGTTGTCCGTGATTTCGCTGGCGGCACTGACTCAGGACGGCATCACAGAAGACCAGCCGTCCCGACTCTCCCAGTTGATCCACCAATTGGCGGATAATCAACAAAAAGAACAGCAACGCCCCATTGCACAGGTCGCCGCCCAGTGGCTCGAACACTATTGGCAGTGCGCCATTGAACCGGCCATTCGCCTCTACGACGAGTATGGCATCGCGCTGGAAGCCCACCAGCAAAATTCCCTGCTGGATGTCACGGACGGCCTGCCCTCCCGTTATTTCTATCGGGACAATCAGGGCTTTTACCTATCGAATGCTCATAAAACCGCCCTGCTGGCGATGGAGCCACAACTTGCCAACACCCCGGAGCTGTTTTATGACGATGAGATGATTCTCAACCGCTTCAGCTATTACCTGATCGTCAACCAATTGTTTTCCGTCATTAACCGCCTGGGCATCGATCAATTACTGCCGGAACATCAGGCGCTGGAACTATGCGTCGGCTGGTTAGCGATCTTGGAAAAACAACTCACCGGACAAGGAAAAAGGCTGGTCGAAAGCTTACTCAGCCAGCGCGACATAGCCTTTAAGGGCAACCTGTTAACCCGTATCCACGATGTGGATGAACTGCAGGCCGATCAGGAATTGGCGGTTTACACCAAAATCAAAAACCCGTTCCGGGCCATCGCCTTTGCCCAAGGGGTGGTCACCAGCGAGACCGATTCAGGCCAGCGTTTAGATGATCAAGGCACAGCCACGGCAGCTCATACCCTGCATCTGAATGCCTTGATTTCTGCCTCTGAACGGGGTTCCGCCACGCACTTTTCCGATGTGTCCGAGACAACCGGAGGGCAACGTGAGTCAGCTTAA
- a CDS encoding IucA/IucC family protein, with protein sequence MSQLNPMEQAELLTQKPVYANTKRSTSKQSAPKQSTSKQSAPKQSTSKPSASKPSASKPSASKPSAPKQSTSKQSTPAERRVIRQLFEALLFEQVIDYQFTPRTDAPGVFTFSLGDIDYQARGYIAGFSRIRLDQDSVVKCSSDAEHTASPELSDILNALPTTPAIKRKLSEQLAQTIYLCQWNAEHLPPRGRRAELDYPTLESQLDEGHPYHPCFKARTGFSVADHQAYGPECASPIQLHWLAVRRDLISQSLPPIFSCVPSSPEQSPQEQSPQEQSSSALDDLHFWQQEIGLPGWLDLQQRMNTARLSWRDYTLLPIHPWQWHNLKTKALAEPLATDELVHLGAAGDLYQATISVRSLINISRPEKATIKLPMNMINTSSLRKLTPHSVCSAPAISHWLHQVVSKDQFFQQHPLILLNEFAGILVEDQGDHWQSVLSGQLGVIFRESLFPYLKPQQQALPFTAIYAQEHDDQPLIQPWIERYGLENWFSQLIDVAVIPVWHLLVKHGLAVEAHGQNMVLVHQDGRPQALILRDFHESVEYVEDYLAEPALKPDFEQLNPCYREAPDNEYYWMSSVEALRELIIDTLFVFNLSELACVFERHFDVTETSFWQTIYQRLQAYAKQGHCSQSRLDRMPINQREISTESLIAKKLADVEEDHFHHAINNPFAGLPPLSV encoded by the coding sequence GTGAGTCAGCTTAACCCGATGGAACAGGCAGAGCTGCTGACCCAGAAGCCAGTTTATGCAAATACCAAACGAAGCACTTCTAAACAAAGTGCTCCTAAGCAAAGCACTTCTAAACAAAGTGCTCCTAAGCAAAGCACTTCTAAACCAAGCGCTTCTAAACCAAGCGCTTCTAAACCAAGCGCTTCTAAACCAAGCGCTCCTAAGCAAAGTACTTCTAAACAAAGCACTCCTGCCGAGCGACGGGTCATTCGTCAGTTGTTCGAAGCCCTACTGTTCGAGCAGGTAATTGACTACCAATTTACGCCTCGCACCGATGCGCCGGGGGTGTTCACCTTTTCTCTGGGTGACATCGATTATCAGGCAAGAGGCTATATCGCTGGCTTCAGCCGCATTCGTCTGGATCAGGACAGCGTGGTTAAGTGCTCATCCGATGCAGAACACACGGCGTCGCCCGAATTAAGTGACATACTGAACGCGCTGCCGACCACCCCAGCGATTAAACGCAAGCTCTCAGAGCAGCTGGCTCAAACCATTTACTTGTGTCAGTGGAATGCCGAGCACTTACCACCCCGTGGTCGTCGAGCAGAGCTGGACTATCCGACGCTGGAATCTCAGCTCGACGAAGGTCACCCTTATCACCCGTGTTTTAAAGCCCGAACCGGCTTTTCAGTGGCCGATCATCAAGCCTACGGGCCTGAATGTGCCTCGCCCATACAATTGCACTGGTTGGCGGTTCGGCGGGATCTTATCTCACAAAGTTTACCGCCTATCTTTTCGTGCGTGCCATCATCACCCGAACAATCACCACAAGAGCAATCACCACAAGAGCAATCGTCATCAGCACTGGACGATCTGCACTTCTGGCAACAGGAAATCGGTCTGCCCGGTTGGCTCGACCTTCAGCAACGGATGAATACCGCCCGTCTCAGTTGGCGCGACTACACCTTGCTGCCAATTCACCCGTGGCAATGGCACAACCTCAAAACCAAGGCACTGGCAGAACCCTTAGCCACGGATGAACTGGTGCATCTCGGCGCGGCCGGCGATCTCTATCAGGCCACTATTTCGGTGCGCTCGCTGATCAACATCAGCCGCCCGGAGAAAGCCACCATTAAATTACCGATGAACATGATCAACACCTCGTCGCTGAGAAAACTGACACCCCATTCGGTGTGTTCGGCACCGGCCATTTCTCACTGGTTACATCAGGTGGTGAGCAAGGATCAGTTCTTTCAACAACACCCGCTCATTTTGTTAAATGAGTTCGCAGGCATTCTGGTTGAGGATCAGGGCGACCATTGGCAATCCGTATTGAGCGGACAACTGGGAGTGATCTTCCGGGAAAGCCTCTTTCCGTATCTCAAGCCGCAACAACAGGCCCTGCCGTTTACCGCCATTTACGCTCAGGAACACGATGACCAACCGCTGATTCAACCCTGGATTGAGCGTTACGGGCTGGAAAACTGGTTCAGCCAATTGATCGACGTGGCCGTCATTCCCGTCTGGCATCTACTGGTGAAACACGGACTGGCGGTGGAAGCCCACGGCCAGAACATGGTGCTGGTTCATCAAGATGGCAGGCCTCAGGCACTGATCCTGAGAGACTTCCACGAAAGTGTTGAATACGTGGAGGATTACCTCGCAGAGCCGGCATTAAAGCCCGATTTCGAACAGCTGAACCCCTGCTACCGCGAGGCTCCGGACAACGAATACTATTGGATGTCGTCTGTGGAAGCACTGCGCGAACTGATCATCGATACCCTGTTTGTGTTCAACTTATCGGAGTTGGCCTGCGTCTTTGAACGTCACTTCGACGTCACTGAAACAAGCTTCTGGCAAACCATTTATCAACGCTTGCAGGCATACGCCAAACAAGGCCATTGCAGTCAATCACGGCTGGATCGGATGCCAATCAATCAGCGTGAGATTTCCACCGAATCCCTGATCGCCAAGAAGCTGGCCGATGTCGAAGAAGACCACTTCCATCACGCCATCAACAACCCGTTTGCTGGCTTGCCGCCGCTCTCAGTTTAA
- a CDS encoding AMP-binding protein, which produces MFFVNDDYFDQGYLAQQQSTFEQLTLSSESRIAVCLEDTALWLALCFYLKSIQASVMPIHPAMPKEAALRMAQKAGCSRLFYHGLETEHTCTIDTESNTINNFTNSINEVNNIKRDSGVLIQMSSGTTGEPKCIDRSWQSIDREIESYLSVFTLPNQMTPLIACPVSHSYGLICGVLVALARKKMARGQTPRVITNINPKYLVKTIQGADKPLLYTSPTMLQGVLRLLPKEQKLHAAMSSGTILPKHTFDQFSPRIEHFFQQYGCSEAGCITINQNMTSAIDVGTPLPHLSVTAGNSADAPDEVVVTTDAGQVIHTNDLGYLNVDAQGQAMLSFVSRLDDTIIVAGLNVYPQEVEDLILSHPHITDAVVFKVEDKYAGQRVGLQFTAQQHIEPSELRAWCQANLASFQIPQYFDQVEQIERLANGKVNRKQIAQTFQETQTKNARARAQSANTQPA; this is translated from the coding sequence ATGTTTTTTGTAAATGACGATTACTTTGACCAAGGCTATCTGGCCCAACAACAGTCCACCTTTGAGCAGCTAACGCTCTCTTCTGAATCACGTATTGCGGTGTGTCTGGAAGATACTGCGCTGTGGTTGGCGCTCTGTTTCTATCTAAAGTCCATTCAAGCGTCGGTGATGCCGATTCATCCCGCCATGCCGAAAGAGGCGGCGCTACGAATGGCCCAAAAAGCAGGCTGCAGCCGGTTGTTCTATCACGGTTTAGAAACTGAACATACCTGCACAATTGATACAGAAAGCAACACGATCAACAATTTTACCAACTCAATCAACGAAGTTAATAACATAAAGCGTGATTCTGGTGTATTGATTCAAATGAGCTCCGGCACCACCGGCGAGCCTAAGTGCATCGACCGCAGCTGGCAATCCATCGACCGGGAAATTGAAAGCTATCTGTCGGTATTTACCCTGCCGAATCAGATGACGCCTTTGATTGCCTGCCCGGTGAGCCACTCCTACGGCTTAATCTGCGGTGTGCTGGTGGCCTTAGCTCGTAAAAAAATGGCACGCGGTCAGACGCCGAGAGTCATTACCAACATCAACCCCAAGTATCTGGTGAAAACCATTCAGGGGGCAGACAAACCACTGTTGTACACCTCACCGACCATGCTGCAAGGGGTGTTGCGCTTACTGCCTAAAGAACAGAAATTACATGCGGCGATGTCATCAGGCACGATTCTGCCAAAGCACACCTTTGACCAGTTTTCGCCACGCATCGAGCATTTCTTCCAGCAATACGGCTGCTCCGAAGCCGGTTGCATCACCATCAATCAAAACATGACGTCGGCCATTGACGTGGGTACACCACTTCCGCATCTGAGCGTAACGGCTGGCAACTCGGCCGATGCACCGGATGAAGTGGTGGTGACCACAGACGCCGGACAGGTTATCCACACCAACGATCTTGGTTATCTGAACGTGGATGCGCAAGGGCAAGCCATGCTCAGTTTCGTCTCTCGCCTCGATGACACCATCATAGTGGCCGGGCTGAATGTTTATCCGCAAGAAGTGGAAGACCTGATTCTCAGTCATCCCCACATCACCGATGCGGTGGTTTTCAAAGTGGAAGACAAATACGCCGGGCAGCGCGTTGGCCTGCAATTCACGGCACAGCAACATATTGAACCGTCTGAACTCAGAGCTTGGTGCCAGGCCAACCTCGCCAGCTTCCAGATTCCTCAGTACTTCGATCAGGTGGAACAGATCGAACGTCTGGCCAACGGCAAGGTGAATCGAAAACAGATCGCCCAAACCTTTCAGGAAACCCAGACAAAAAACGCGCGGGCCAGAGCGCAATCTGCAAATACTCAGCCCGCCTGA
- a CDS encoding DUF6005 family protein yields the protein MNTVPTLTQAQIIQAIYDVLNEHMMIPQIDAFHPEAKLNQDLYLDSVLVLELILNLETELGLDIPDDALTKDDFETVANLADFLLTKKHQDNAVTATSETPLGITETPAEATPDASSDEAEEELDIKVHCFVSCICDILKPSPLVDHRPFYFGVWDADIVINDQHQLDYHSDTINHDNFRHWYKALYSVDVEPWYDPSQSKDANINTLLSLLDSKSDHQRVMVMIDMYRLPERENKFNQNPFPHYVMLETTEDPNEWLMLDPDFRWEGRLPKDKILHAIASPAVAGGYHFDSRQIQATSDEAIRDYFIDSLIPDHNPMTDAVRAVVTHHQQQDQFAQLPDALKQLPVLAIRKYAYEHGLAYFYLALGYDLDAEQDNEFEDLCVIIEQLVESYKLVQYRAMKLAKADSLGDQKQPLLDEIQTILDEQDAREFQVKTRLNELFNDWHQRTFNVDTVHIDTVNVDSQTGHAVSVNMDQPEAVPA from the coding sequence ATGAACACTGTACCAACACTGACCCAAGCTCAAATCATTCAAGCGATTTATGACGTGTTGAATGAGCACATGATGATTCCGCAAATTGATGCCTTTCACCCAGAGGCGAAACTTAATCAGGATTTATACCTCGATTCGGTCTTGGTTTTGGAGCTGATTCTGAATCTGGAAACCGAGCTGGGGCTCGATATTCCCGACGACGCACTGACCAAAGACGACTTTGAAACCGTTGCGAATCTCGCTGACTTTTTGCTGACCAAGAAACATCAGGATAACGCCGTAACTGCGACCTCTGAAACGCCACTTGGAATCACTGAAACACCAGCGGAAGCAACGCCGGACGCTTCATCTGACGAGGCCGAAGAAGAGTTGGACATCAAGGTACACTGCTTTGTCAGCTGCATTTGCGACATTCTGAAACCAAGCCCGCTGGTGGATCACCGCCCGTTTTATTTCGGGGTGTGGGATGCCGATATCGTAATCAACGACCAGCACCAGTTGGATTACCACTCCGACACCATCAACCATGACAACTTCCGTCATTGGTACAAGGCCTTGTATTCGGTGGATGTCGAGCCTTGGTACGATCCGTCACAAAGTAAGGACGCCAACATCAACACCTTACTTTCGCTGCTGGACAGCAAAAGCGATCACCAGCGGGTGATGGTGATGATCGATATGTACCGCCTGCCGGAGCGCGAGAACAAGTTCAATCAGAACCCCTTCCCCCATTACGTGATGCTGGAAACCACCGAAGACCCGAATGAATGGCTGATGCTCGATCCGGATTTCCGCTGGGAAGGCCGTCTGCCGAAAGACAAAATCCTGCATGCCATTGCATCACCGGCGGTCGCCGGCGGTTATCACTTCGACAGCCGACAGATTCAAGCCACCTCCGATGAGGCCATCCGGGATTATTTCATCGACAGCCTGATCCCGGATCACAACCCGATGACCGACGCCGTGCGAGCTGTGGTCACTCATCACCAGCAGCAGGATCAATTCGCCCAACTGCCGGATGCCTTAAAGCAACTGCCGGTACTGGCCATTCGAAAATACGCTTACGAACACGGCCTTGCCTACTTCTATCTGGCCTTGGGTTACGATCTGGACGCTGAGCAGGACAACGAATTTGAAGACCTTTGTGTGATCATCGAACAACTGGTCGAGAGCTATAAGCTGGTCCAATACCGAGCTATGAAGCTGGCCAAAGCCGATAGCCTTGGAGATCAGAAGCAACCACTGCTGGATGAAATCCAGACCATTCTGGATGAACAGGACGCCCGCGAATTCCAGGTCAAAACCCGCCTGAATGAACTCTTTAACGATTGGCATCAGCGCACCTTCAATGTCGATACCGTCCATATCGACACCGTCAATGTCGACAGCCAGACTGGCCATGCAGTATCAGTAAACATGGATCAACCGGAGGCGGTGCCCGCATGA
- a CDS encoding sugar phosphate isomerase/epimerase family protein, giving the protein MASAHLQCRYRPYRHRQCRQPDWPCSISKHGSTGGGARMKLSICTISFRHQLVSIDQLVNWARANHFQGIELWGVHAKNLAEQPSYNKDWLAGFGLSASMISDYLPLQGPETAAFQKVQQLCLLAKHWGATKLRTFASNLGSHQVTETERQDITRRMRDICQWTAQHGITLIVEIHPGTLADTMASTLRLLEDVNQPNLKINFDVLHVWESGADPVEAFQLLKPEIEHFHLKNISSADLLSVFSPPNVYSASGSREGLVPLFEGAVDYQRFLEYVMQQPDSKFHHMDASLEWFGDQCKQTLSQDRYNIQRLEQQFDLPQRIVN; this is encoded by the coding sequence TTGGCATCAGCGCACCTTCAATGTCGATACCGTCCATATCGACACCGTCAATGTCGACAGCCAGACTGGCCATGCAGTATCAGTAAACATGGATCAACCGGAGGCGGTGCCCGCATGAAACTGTCGATCTGTACTATCTCCTTCCGACATCAGTTAGTGTCCATCGACCAACTGGTGAACTGGGCCCGCGCCAATCATTTTCAAGGCATTGAGCTGTGGGGCGTGCATGCCAAGAATCTGGCCGAGCAACCGAGCTACAACAAAGACTGGTTGGCCGGATTCGGGTTATCCGCATCCATGATCAGCGATTACCTGCCCTTACAAGGCCCGGAAACGGCCGCGTTCCAAAAGGTTCAGCAGTTATGTTTGCTGGCCAAGCACTGGGGCGCCACCAAGCTTCGTACTTTTGCCAGTAATCTCGGCAGTCATCAAGTGACCGAAACAGAACGGCAGGACATCACACGCCGCATGCGTGATATCTGCCAATGGACAGCGCAACACGGCATCACCCTGATTGTGGAAATCCACCCCGGCACACTGGCGGATACAATGGCCTCGACGCTGCGCTTGCTTGAGGATGTCAATCAACCCAATCTCAAGATCAACTTCGACGTGCTGCACGTTTGGGAATCGGGGGCCGATCCCGTTGAGGCCTTCCAGTTACTGAAACCGGAGATCGAACACTTCCACCTCAAAAACATCAGCTCGGCGGATTTACTGAGCGTATTTTCCCCGCCCAATGTCTATTCCGCCTCGGGCAGTCGTGAAGGTCTGGTGCCCCTGTTTGAAGGGGCGGTGGATTACCAGCGCTTCCTGGAATATGTCATGCAACAACCCGACAGCAAATTCCATCACATGGATGCCTCGCTGGAATGGTTTGGCGACCAATGCAAACAAACACTGAGTCAGGATCGCTATAACATTCAGCGTCTGGAGCAACAATTCGATTTACCGCAACGCATTGTAAATTAA
- a CDS encoding type VI secretion system Vgr family protein produces the protein MTDFLKPEGSNLVAKSSKGTEYVVSRLVYRGALSEPYTLEVDLYAQETDASTWLGQEFNCNYYDTLGTSRDAEREFHGVVTEAQILSAGESQRYLLHRLTLKPWFALLEFNSGNRVFQEKSTEDIVTSIFSDLGFKGKYSTGSLPSTKRAYCLQFEENDQDYVERLLAEEGIHYYFEQDSSSHKLVLHDASLPFDTSGKISLDHKLTATQSNEILLSWLPKFQFHTSGVELSNYDYSKTKLTTSKTKTSKHKISNSSKLTQSHFPTPSVSGLMDDLASRLVKSRLAQAERNYQLIEAETNSVELVPGRYVSVKSHPDKSQQGDYLITEVEQIFFVDSSSAFTYQGRFSCVPKDNGHYPESIAKPKVQGMQSAVVAGKKEDEPASDDQGRIRIKFHWDTDAEGDKTSCWVRVAQSMAGNGYGLQFIPRAEQEVLVSFIDGDPDQPVVTGTVYNSKHSPPYKTTDTTQSGIKTQLAGKSNEIRFDDKKDNEQLYFHAAKDMLTEVENDATKTVTGEQKTTVTKDVSLTTEKNYTLTTTENINQTTKKNFTLTATDDISEKGKNITLEADTQIQLKVGDSKITITSSSIKIESTNITVDAGSALKNSATNITNSATSAFKASGATLALSGSGSAELTSKGSVKVDAKASLTAQGAMSAELKSSLKASVSGSVMSEVKGAIVKIN, from the coding sequence ATGACCGATTTTTTAAAACCGGAAGGTAGTAATCTTGTCGCAAAAAGCAGCAAAGGCACAGAATACGTAGTAAGCAGGCTGGTCTATCGTGGCGCATTATCCGAACCTTATACTCTGGAAGTAGACTTGTATGCGCAGGAAACTGACGCATCTACCTGGCTGGGCCAGGAATTCAACTGCAATTACTACGATACCTTAGGTACCTCCCGAGACGCAGAAAGAGAGTTTCATGGTGTCGTTACCGAAGCACAAATTCTTTCCGCCGGTGAATCTCAACGTTACTTGTTGCATCGTCTGACCTTAAAACCCTGGTTTGCCTTACTCGAATTCAATTCTGGCAACCGGGTCTTTCAGGAAAAATCCACCGAAGACATCGTCACCAGCATCTTCAGCGACCTTGGCTTCAAAGGGAAATACTCAACCGGGTCCTTGCCTTCCACCAAACGCGCCTATTGCCTGCAATTTGAAGAGAATGATCAGGACTACGTCGAACGATTACTCGCCGAAGAAGGCATTCACTACTATTTCGAACAAGACAGCAGCAGTCATAAGCTGGTTCTGCACGATGCCTCCCTGCCGTTTGATACCTCCGGTAAAATCAGCCTGGACCACAAGCTGACTGCCACTCAAAGCAATGAAATCCTGCTCAGTTGGCTACCCAAGTTTCAGTTCCATACCTCAGGTGTCGAGCTGTCCAATTACGATTACAGCAAAACCAAGCTGACCACCAGCAAAACCAAAACCAGCAAACATAAGATTTCCAACAGCTCCAAGTTAACCCAGTCGCACTTTCCAACCCCCAGTGTTTCTGGCTTGATGGACGATCTTGCAAGCCGCCTGGTGAAATCCCGATTGGCTCAGGCTGAACGCAATTACCAGCTGATTGAAGCAGAAACCAACAGTGTCGAACTGGTGCCGGGCCGCTATGTGTCAGTGAAATCACACCCGGACAAAAGCCAACAAGGCGATTACCTGATCACCGAAGTTGAGCAAATATTTTTCGTCGACAGTTCCAGCGCATTTACCTATCAGGGGCGTTTCAGCTGTGTTCCTAAAGACAATGGTCATTACCCGGAATCGATCGCAAAGCCCAAGGTTCAAGGGATGCAAAGTGCGGTGGTTGCAGGTAAGAAAGAAGACGAACCGGCCAGCGATGATCAAGGCAGAATACGCATCAAATTCCATTGGGATACTGATGCCGAAGGCGATAAAACCAGTTGCTGGGTACGGGTGGCTCAATCTATGGCCGGTAATGGCTACGGCCTTCAATTTATTCCCCGCGCTGAACAGGAAGTATTGGTCAGTTTTATCGATGGCGACCCTGACCAGCCGGTAGTGACCGGAACGGTCTACAACAGCAAACATTCGCCGCCGTATAAAACCACCGACACCACGCAATCCGGGATCAAAACCCAATTGGCCGGAAAATCCAACGAAATACGTTTTGATGACAAGAAAGACAACGAACAACTGTATTTTCATGCCGCCAAAGACATGCTGACAGAAGTGGAAAACGACGCCACGAAAACGGTGACCGGCGAGCAAAAAACCACCGTCACCAAAGATGTTTCTCTCACCACGGAAAAGAACTACACCCTGACCACCACTGAGAACATCAACCAAACCACCAAGAAGAATTTCACCCTGACCGCTACCGATGACATTAGTGAAAAAGGTAAGAACATTACGCTGGAAGCCGACACCCAGATTCAATTAAAAGTGGGTGACAGTAAAATCACCATCACCAGTTCTTCGATCAAGATTGAAAGCACCAACATTACTGTGGACGCCGGCAGTGCTCTCAAAAACTCTGCAACGAACATTACCAACAGCGCGACCTCGGCCTTTAAAGCCAGTGGTGCAACCTTAGCCCTGTCTGGCTCAGGCAGCGCAGAACTCACCAGTAAAGGTTCAGTAAAGGTGGATGCCAAAGCCTCGTTAACGGCACAGGGTGCGATGAGTGCCGAGCTGAAATCCAGCCTCAAGGCATCGGTCTCAGGCAGTGTGATGTCGGAAGTCAAAGGGGCCATTGTTAAGATCAACTAA
- a CDS encoding DUF6931 family protein produces the protein MYKKIPLDQSLNILQRYDVSEECLALINGAMPPAEVIDQLQNAKLDNDLVQFLCHALPVREVIWWACLAMELRLQDWTPQQANAITCAKGWVKEPDEAHRRQAEHIVNKIGHDCAPGWLAQAVFWNGSGSITDVGKPAVMPPENLYAKAAAGAINMASVMPAWDGSDEYYQNVIQIGLDLANGGSGNVH, from the coding sequence ATGTATAAAAAAATTCCGTTAGATCAGTCCTTAAACATTCTGCAGCGCTATGACGTCAGTGAGGAATGTCTGGCGCTCATTAATGGCGCAATGCCGCCCGCTGAAGTCATTGATCAATTACAAAACGCCAAGCTCGATAATGATCTGGTTCAGTTCTTGTGCCATGCCTTACCGGTCAGAGAAGTCATTTGGTGGGCCTGTCTTGCAATGGAACTTCGCCTGCAGGATTGGACACCGCAACAAGCCAATGCCATTACCTGTGCCAAAGGTTGGGTAAAAGAACCAGACGAAGCTCATCGTCGTCAGGCGGAACACATCGTCAATAAGATTGGTCACGATTGTGCGCCGGGTTGGTTAGCGCAAGCGGTGTTTTGGAATGGCAGTGGCAGCATCACCGATGTTGGAAAACCGGCGGTCATGCCACCGGAAAATCTTTACGCCAAAGCAGCAGCGGGCGCCATCAATATGGCCTCCGTGATGCCGGCATGGGATGGCAGTGACGAGTATTACCAGAACGTTATTCAAATCGGATTAGACCTGGCCAATGGCGGCTCAGGGAATGTCCATTAA
- a CDS encoding PAAR domain-containing protein, giving the protein MGTPASRVGDMHVCSMQTPGTPPIPHVGGPISGPGMPTVLIGNVPASVVGDICVCVGPPDATAKGSATVLIGNRPCVRMGDTSAHGGSVVVGMPTVLVGG; this is encoded by the coding sequence ATGGGCACTCCAGCATCACGCGTCGGCGACATGCATGTTTGTAGTATGCAAACCCCGGGAACGCCACCTATTCCCCATGTGGGCGGCCCCATATCCGGGCCAGGTATGCCAACGGTATTGATTGGTAACGTACCGGCTTCGGTAGTGGGTGACATATGCGTGTGTGTCGGACCACCTGACGCCACCGCCAAAGGCAGCGCAACGGTTCTGATCGGTAATCGACCCTGTGTTCGAATGGGAGACACCAGCGCTCACGGCGGCTCGGTGGTGGTAGGAATGCCTACGGTATTGGTGGGTGGTTAA